The following coding sequences lie in one Cydia strobilella chromosome 16, ilCydStro3.1, whole genome shotgun sequence genomic window:
- the LOC134748318 gene encoding synaptosomal-associated protein 25-like gives MAAVEGVGQGTELEQIQGKSRDVANKSLETTRRLLALTEESKEAGIKCLVALDDQGEQLDNIEKGMNTVHTDMHQAEKSLKEMEKWCGLCTLPWKKGPAKKKTDNDVWTGKNESKVVNNQPQRVMTDERNGCGPMTGYIGRITNDALEDEMEECMVQVNTNIGNLRNMALDIGSELSNQNNQIERIQRKADSNVDTLKDANERAHKLMKS, from the exons atGGCAGCCGTGGAAGGCGTAGGACAAGGCACCGAGCTCGAACAAATACAAGGCAAATCCAGAGATGTCGCTAACAAG TCGTTGGAAACCACCCGCCGCCTGTTGGCGCTCACCGAAGAG AGCAAGGAAGCGGGCATAAAATGCCTCGTCGCTCTCGACGACCAGGGAG AACAACTGGATAACATCGAGAAGGGGATGAACACCGTGCATACCGACATGCACCAAGCTGAGAAGAGTCTCAAGGAGATGGAAAAGTGGTGCGGGCTCTGCACACTTCCCTGGAAAAA AGGTCCTGCTAAAAAGAAAACGGACAACGACGTGTGGACCGGCAAGAACGAGAGCAAGGTGGTCAACAATCAACCACAGCGAGTGATGACCGATGAGCGAAACGGCTGTGGGCCTATGACCGGATACATTGGCAG GATAACAAATGACGCCCTGGAAGACGAGATGGAGGAGTGCATGGTGCAGGTGAACACCAACATCGGCAATTTGAGGAACATGGCTCTTGATATTGGCTCCGAACTCTCCAACCAGAATAACCAGATTGAGCGCATCCAGCGTAAG GCCGATTCGAACGTGGACACTCTGAAGGACGCCAACGAGCGAGCGCACAAACTGATGAAGAGTTAA